The following proteins are co-located in the Podarcis raffonei isolate rPodRaf1 chromosome 5, rPodRaf1.pri, whole genome shotgun sequence genome:
- the ZNF639 gene encoding zinc finger protein 639 — protein sequence MNEHPKKRKRKTLHPSRYSDSSGVPKYIDNSGIFSDHCYSVCSMKQLDLKVSDNRDKPANNGIFKDTCESPIFNDSLTEEEKPLDIQTVEISTTEVQAVEVHDIETQTISPEKLEAEETEEIPVESCKVLEKNPPLNVTIQPKWPLLRANSSGLYKCERCTFNSKYFSDLKQHLVLKHKACPEGNICRVCKETFSSKKVLIEHLKIHEEDPYICKYCDYKTVMFENLSQHIADTHFSDHLYWCEQCDVQFSSSSELYLHFQEHSCDEQYLCQFCEHETSDPEDLHSHVVNEHAGRLIELSDSYHSRQQQGQYSLVNKISFDKCKNFFVCQVCGFRSRLHTNVNRHVAIEHTKIFPHVCDDCGKGFSGMLEYCKHLNTHMSEGIYLCQYCEYSTGQIGDLKIHLDFRHSAELPHKCTDCLMRFGNEKDLLSHLQIHEIA from the exons atgaatgaacatccaaagaagaggaaaaggaagactcTACACCCCTCACGCTATTCCG ATTCTTCAGGCGTCCCAAAATACATAGACAATAGTGGCATATTTTCTGACCACTGCTACAGTGTGTGTTCTATGAAACAGCTAGACTTGAAGGTTTCTGATAATCGAG ATAAACCTGCCAATAATGGGATTTTTAAAGACACATGTGAGTCTCCTATCTTCAATGACAGCTTAACTGAAGAGGAGAAACCACTGGATATTCAGACTGTAGAAATTTCTACTACTGAAGTCCAGGCTGTTGAAGTTCATGACATAGAAACTCAAACTATTTCCCCGGAGAAGCTTGAAGCGGAGGAAACGGAGGAAATCCCAGTTGAAAGCTGCAAAGTGCTTGAGAAAAACCCTCCCTTGAATGTCACCATTCAGCCAAAATGGCCTCTCTTACGGGCCAACAGCAGTGGCTTATACAAATGTGAGCGCTGCACATTTAACAGCAAGTACTTTTCGGATTTGAAGCAGCATCTTGTCCTGAAGCACAAGGCATGTCCTGAGGGCAACATCTGCCGGGTATGTAAAGAAACGTTCTCCTCTAAGAAAGTGCTTATTGAACACTTAAAAATCCACGAGGAAGATCCCTACATTTGCAAATACTGTGACTACAAAACAGTAATGTTTGAGAACTTGAGCCAGCATATAGCAGACACACACTTCAGCGACCACCTTTACTGGTGTGAGCAATGCGACGTCCAGTTCTCCTCCAGCAGTGAGCTGTATCTCCATTTCCAGGAGCACAGCTGTGATGAACAGTACCTGTGCCAGTTTTGTGAGCATGAGACAAGTGACCCCGAGGACTTGCACAGCCATGTGGTGAATGAGCATGCAGGCCGGCTGATTGAGCTGAGCGACAGCTACCACAGCAGGCAGCAGCAAGGCCAGTACAGCCTAGTCAACAAAATCAGCTTTGACAAATGCAAGAACTTCTTTGTGTGCCAAGTATGTGGCTTCCGCAGCAGGCTTCATACCAATGTCAACCGGCATGTGGCAATTGAGCACACCAAAATATTCCCCCATGTTTGTGATGACTGCGGGAAGGGCTTTTCAGGCATGCTGGAATATTGCAAACATTTGAACACGCACATGTCGGAAGGGATTTATTTGTGTCAATATTGTGAATATTCGACAGGGCAGATAGGAGACCTCAAAATTCACTTGGACTTCAGGCATTCGGCTGAATTGCCTCACAAGTGCACTGATTGCTTGATGAGATTTGGAAATGAAAAAGACCTTTTAAGCCATCTTCAAATTCATGAAATtgcttga